A region from the Felis catus isolate Fca126 chromosome F1, F.catus_Fca126_mat1.0, whole genome shotgun sequence genome encodes:
- the RGS2 gene encoding regulator of G-protein signaling 2, protein MQSAMFLAVQHDCGSMDKSAGNSPKSEEKRGKMKRTLLKDWKTRLSYFLQNSSSPGKPKNGKKSKQQTFIKPSPEEAQLWSEAFDELLASKYGLAAFRAFLKSEFCEENIEFWLACEDFKKTKSPQKLSSKARKIYTDFIEKEAPKEINIDFQTKTLIAQNIQEATSGCFTTAQKRVYSLMENNSYPRFLESEFYQDLCKKPQITTESHAT, encoded by the exons ATGCAAAGTGCCATGTTCCTGGCTGTCCAGCACGACTGCGGATCCATGGACAAGAGCGCAGGCAACAGCCCCAAGAGcgaggagaagagggggaaaatgaAGCGGACCCT attaaaagatTGGAAGACCCGTTTGAGCTACTTCTTGCAAAACTCATCCTCTCCTGGGAAGCCCAAAAATGGCAAGAAAAGCAAACAGCAAACCTTCATCAA GCCTTCCCCTGAGGAAGCACAACTGTGGTCGGAAGCATTTGACGAGCTGCTAGCCAGTAAAT atggtCTTGCTGCATTCAGggcttttttaaaatctgaattttgtGAAGAAAATATTGAATTCTGGCTGGCCTGTGAAGACTTCAAAAAAACCAAGTCACCCCAAAAGCTGtcctcaaaagcaagaaaaatatatactgattTCATAGAAAAAGAAGCTCCAAAAgag ataaacataGACTTTCAAACCAAAACTCTGATTGCCCAAAATATACAAGAGGCTACAAGTGGCTGCTTTACAACTGCCCAGAAAAGGGTCTACAGCTTGATGGAGAACAACTCTTATCCTCGTTTCTTGGAGTCGGAATTCTACCAGGACTTGTGTAAAAAGCCACAGATCACCACAGAGTCCCATGCTACATGA